From Electrophorus electricus isolate fEleEle1 chromosome 8, fEleEle1.pri, whole genome shotgun sequence, the proteins below share one genomic window:
- the elavl3 gene encoding ELAV-like protein 3 isoform X3: protein MVTIISTMETQVSNGPSGTSMPNGPVISTNGATDDSKTNLIVNYLPQNMTQEEFKSLFGSIGEIESCKLVRDKITGQSLGYGFVNYVDPNDADKAINTLNGLKLQTKTIKVSYARPSSASIRDANLYVSGLPKTMSQKDMEQLFSQYGRIITSRILVDQVTAGLSRGVGFIRFDKRNEAEEAIKGLNGQKPLGAAEPITVKFANNPSQKTGQALLTQLYQTARRYTGPLHHQTQRFRLDNLLNATYGVKRFSPITIDSMTSLAGVNLTGPTGAGWCIFVYNLSPEADESVLWQLFGPFGAVTNVKVIRDFTTNKCKGFGFVTMTNYDEAAMAIASLNGYRLGDRVLQVSFKTSKQHKA, encoded by the exons ATGGTTACT ATAATCAGCACCATGGAAACTCAGGTGTCCAATGGTCCAAGCGGAACCAGTATGCCCAATGGCCCAGTCATCAGTACCAACGGCGCCACAGATGACAGCAAGACCAACCTGATCGTCAACTATCTGCCTCAGAATATGACCCAGGAGGAGTTCAAGAGCCTTTTCGGGAGCATCGGCGAGATCGAGTCCTGCAAACTGGTCAGAGACAAGATCACAG GTCAGAGCCTGGGCTATGGCTTCGTAAACTACGTCGACCCCAACGATGCTGATAAAGCCATCAACACACTCAACGGTCTCAAACTGCAGACAAAAACAATCAAG GTATCCTATGCCAGACCCAGCTCGGCATCCATTCGTGACGCTAACTTGTATGTGAGTGGCTTACCCAAGACCATGAGCCAGAAGGACATGGAGCAACTGTTCTCGCAGTATGGCCGGATCATCACCTCGCGCATCCTGGTGGACCAGGTCACAG CAGGCCTATCTCGAGGAGTGGGTTTCATCCGCTTTGACAAGAGGAACGAGGCAGAGGAGGCCATCAAAGGCTTGAACGGCCAGAAGCCCCTGGGAGCGGCAGAGCCCATCACGGTCAAGTTTGCAAACAACCCGAGCCAGAAGACGGGTCAGGCCCTGCTCACACAACTGTACCAGACAGCCCGCCGCTACACTGGGCCCCTGCACCACCAGACCCAGCGCTTCAG ACTCGACAATTTACTAAACGCCACCTACGGAGTCAAGAG aTTCTCCCCCATCACCATCGACAGCATGACCAGCCTGGCAGGGGTAAACCTGACCGGCCCCACTGGGGCAGGCTGGTGCATCTTCGTCTACAACTTGTCCCCCGAGGCCGATGAGAGCGTCCTCTGGCAGCTGTTTGGTCCGTTCGGTGCTGTCACCAACGTCAAGGTGATCCGCGACTTCACTACCAACAAGTGTAAGGGCTTTGGCTTTGTCACCATGACCAACTATGATGAGGCTGCCATGGCCATCGCCAGCCTCAATGGCTATCGCCTGGGTGACCGCGTGCTGCAGGTCTCATTCAAGACCAGCAAGCAGCACAAGGCATGA
- the elavl3 gene encoding ELAV-like protein 3 isoform X5 has product MVTIISTMETQVSNGPSGTSMPNGPVISTNGATDDSKTNLIVNYLPQNMTQEEFKSLFGSIGEIESCKLVRDKITGQSLGYGFVNYVDPNDADKAINTLNGLKLQTKTIKVSYARPSSASIRDANLYVSGLPKTMSQKDMEQLFSQYGRIITSRILVDQVTAGLSRGVGFIRFDKRNEAEEAIKGLNGQKPLGAAEPITVKFANNPSQKTGQALLTQLYQTARRYTGPLHHQTQRFRFSPITIDSMTSLAGVNLTGPTGAGWCIFVYNLSPEADESVLWQLFGPFGAVTNVKVIRDFTTNKCKGFGFVTMTNYDEAAMAIASLNGYRLGDRVLQVSFKTSKQHKA; this is encoded by the exons ATGGTTACT ATAATCAGCACCATGGAAACTCAGGTGTCCAATGGTCCAAGCGGAACCAGTATGCCCAATGGCCCAGTCATCAGTACCAACGGCGCCACAGATGACAGCAAGACCAACCTGATCGTCAACTATCTGCCTCAGAATATGACCCAGGAGGAGTTCAAGAGCCTTTTCGGGAGCATCGGCGAGATCGAGTCCTGCAAACTGGTCAGAGACAAGATCACAG GTCAGAGCCTGGGCTATGGCTTCGTAAACTACGTCGACCCCAACGATGCTGATAAAGCCATCAACACACTCAACGGTCTCAAACTGCAGACAAAAACAATCAAG GTATCCTATGCCAGACCCAGCTCGGCATCCATTCGTGACGCTAACTTGTATGTGAGTGGCTTACCCAAGACCATGAGCCAGAAGGACATGGAGCAACTGTTCTCGCAGTATGGCCGGATCATCACCTCGCGCATCCTGGTGGACCAGGTCACAG CAGGCCTATCTCGAGGAGTGGGTTTCATCCGCTTTGACAAGAGGAACGAGGCAGAGGAGGCCATCAAAGGCTTGAACGGCCAGAAGCCCCTGGGAGCGGCAGAGCCCATCACGGTCAAGTTTGCAAACAACCCGAGCCAGAAGACGGGTCAGGCCCTGCTCACACAACTGTACCAGACAGCCCGCCGCTACACTGGGCCCCTGCACCACCAGACCCAGCGCTTCAG aTTCTCCCCCATCACCATCGACAGCATGACCAGCCTGGCAGGGGTAAACCTGACCGGCCCCACTGGGGCAGGCTGGTGCATCTTCGTCTACAACTTGTCCCCCGAGGCCGATGAGAGCGTCCTCTGGCAGCTGTTTGGTCCGTTCGGTGCTGTCACCAACGTCAAGGTGATCCGCGACTTCACTACCAACAAGTGTAAGGGCTTTGGCTTTGTCACCATGACCAACTATGATGAGGCTGCCATGGCCATCGCCAGCCTCAATGGCTATCGCCTGGGTGACCGCGTGCTGCAGGTCTCATTCAAGACCAGCAAGCAGCACAAGGCATGA
- the prkcsh gene encoding glucosidase 2 subunit beta, with amino-acid sequence MTGTHLLFISLALSLGAAVEVQRPRGVPITKRQFYDENLPFTCLDGSRTIPFDRVNDDYCDCKDGSDEPGTSACPNGNFHCTNAGFRPTFIPSSRINDGICDCCDTTDEYNSGAKCENTCKELGRKEREVLQRMAEITKEGFLLKQQLIEEAKAGQQERQRKLTEMQNSRKEMEEKVEALRTVKETAEVPEKEAKERHLKAWEEQKATSRAEKDKAKMTEAFFELDDDADGFVSLAELQTHAELDSDADGSFSETEAQALFGGAEQVDTAAFERVWSNIKDKYVSESQPVEPTPVTTPPEESKEPLTDNDSEPYPDDEDILEEEEEEEEDDEDDFAEEDLDKATPTTRSPEKKEEDEEAMSPYDSETHALIDAAQKARDDFEESERALREVEDQIKNIEKEISFDFGPSAEYTYLYSQCYELPTSEYIYRLCPFNRVSQKPKYGGSETNLGTWGAWAGPEENKYLLMKYEHGTGCWQGPNRSTTVKLTCGKETAVTSTSEPSRCEYLMEFTTPAVCQDPPNADSSLPGHDEF; translated from the exons ATGACGGGCACGCATCTACTATTCATAAGCTTAGCATTAAGCTTAGGGGCAGCTGTAGAGGTTCAAAGGCCACGCGGAGTACCAATTACAA AACGACAGTTCTATGACGAAAACCTTCCATTCACGTGCCTTGATGGTTCTCGCACCATTCCATTTGATCGCGTGAACGACGATTACTGCGACTGCAAAGACGGCTCAGATGAACCAG GAACCTCTGCGTGTCCCAATGGTAACTTCCACTGTACTAATGCTGGCTTCAGACCCACCTTCATTCCGTCATCGCGCATTAATGACGGCATCTGTG ACTGTTGTGACACCACTGATGAGTACAACAGCGGGGCCAAATGTGAAAACACTTGCAA GGAGCTGGGCCGAAAGGAGCGGGAGGTTCTCCAGAGGATGGCCGAGATCACCAAAGAGGGCTTCCTCCTCAAACAGCAACTCATTGAGGAGGCCAAGGCTGGGCAGCAAGAGAGACAG AGGAAGCTTACTGAAATGCAGAACAGTCggaaggagatggaggagaaagtgGAGGCCTTGAGAACTGTTAAAGAAACAGCCGAGGTGCCCGAGAAGGAAGCCAAAGAGCGCCACCTCAAGGCCTGGGAGG AACAAAAGGCAACAAGCCGCGCAGAGAAGGACAAAGCCAAAATGACCGAGGCTTTTTTCGAGCTGGACGATGATGCAGATGGCTT tgtgtctCTCGCCGAGCTGCAGACTCATGCAGAGCTCGATTCGGATGCTGATGGCAGTTTTTCTGAGACTGAGGCCCAG GCCCTGTTTGGAGGGGCTGAACAAGTGGACACAGCAGCTTTTGAGAGGGTGTGGAGCAACATTAAGGACAAGTATGTCTCAGAG TCACAGCCTGTGGAACCAACACCCGTCACCACGCCCCCCGAAGAGAGCAAGGAGCCCCTCACTGACAATGACTCTGAGCCATACCCTGACGATGAAGACatcctggaggaggaggaggaggaggaggaggacgacgaAGACGATTTTGCTGAGGAAGACCTCGATAAG GCCACGCCTACCACGAGATCTCcagagaagaaggaggaagatgaagaggcCATGTCCCCGTATGATTCTGAGACTCATGCCCTGATCGATG CCGCTCAGAAAGCCAGGGATGACTTTGAAGAGTCAGAGAGGGCTCTACGTGAAGTGGAGGATCAGATCAA GAACATTGAGAAAGAGATTTCCTTTGATTTTGGCCCCAGTGCTGAGTACACATACCTTTACAGCCAATGCTATGAACTCCCCACCAGCGA GTACATCTATAGACTCTGTCCCTTTAACCGTGTCTCCCAGAAACCTAAGTATGGAGGCTCAGAGACCAACCTGGG TACTTGGGGAGCCTGGGCAGGGCCTGAGGAGAATAAATACCTTTTGATGAAATATGAGCATGGCACTGGATGCTGGCAGGGTCCTAACAGGTCCACCACA GTGAAGCTGACCTGCGGAAAAGAAACAGCTGTGACATCCACATCAGAACCCAGTCGCTGTGAATACCTGATGGAGTTCACCACACCCGCTGTGTGCCAGGACCCACCCAATGCTGACTCCTCCCTACCTGGCCATGACGAGTTCTAG
- the elavl3 gene encoding ELAV-like protein 3 isoform X6 — protein MVTIISTMETQVSNGPSGTSMPNGPVISTNGATDDSKTNLIVNYLPQNMTQEEFKSLFGSIGEIESCKLVRDKITGQSLGYGFVNYVDPNDADKAINTLNGLKLQTKTIKVSYARPSSASIRDANLYVSGLPKTMSQKDMEQLFSQYGRIITSRILVDQVTGLSRGVGFIRFDKRNEAEEAIKGLNGQKPLGAAEPITVKFANNPSQKTGQALLTQLYQTARRYTGPLHHQTQRFRFSPITIDSMTSLAGVNLTGPTGAGWCIFVYNLSPEADESVLWQLFGPFGAVTNVKVIRDFTTNKCKGFGFVTMTNYDEAAMAIASLNGYRLGDRVLQVSFKTSKQHKA, from the exons ATGGTTACT ATAATCAGCACCATGGAAACTCAGGTGTCCAATGGTCCAAGCGGAACCAGTATGCCCAATGGCCCAGTCATCAGTACCAACGGCGCCACAGATGACAGCAAGACCAACCTGATCGTCAACTATCTGCCTCAGAATATGACCCAGGAGGAGTTCAAGAGCCTTTTCGGGAGCATCGGCGAGATCGAGTCCTGCAAACTGGTCAGAGACAAGATCACAG GTCAGAGCCTGGGCTATGGCTTCGTAAACTACGTCGACCCCAACGATGCTGATAAAGCCATCAACACACTCAACGGTCTCAAACTGCAGACAAAAACAATCAAG GTATCCTATGCCAGACCCAGCTCGGCATCCATTCGTGACGCTAACTTGTATGTGAGTGGCTTACCCAAGACCATGAGCCAGAAGGACATGGAGCAACTGTTCTCGCAGTATGGCCGGATCATCACCTCGCGCATCCTGGTGGACCAGGTCACAG GCCTATCTCGAGGAGTGGGTTTCATCCGCTTTGACAAGAGGAACGAGGCAGAGGAGGCCATCAAAGGCTTGAACGGCCAGAAGCCCCTGGGAGCGGCAGAGCCCATCACGGTCAAGTTTGCAAACAACCCGAGCCAGAAGACGGGTCAGGCCCTGCTCACACAACTGTACCAGACAGCCCGCCGCTACACTGGGCCCCTGCACCACCAGACCCAGCGCTTCAG aTTCTCCCCCATCACCATCGACAGCATGACCAGCCTGGCAGGGGTAAACCTGACCGGCCCCACTGGGGCAGGCTGGTGCATCTTCGTCTACAACTTGTCCCCCGAGGCCGATGAGAGCGTCCTCTGGCAGCTGTTTGGTCCGTTCGGTGCTGTCACCAACGTCAAGGTGATCCGCGACTTCACTACCAACAAGTGTAAGGGCTTTGGCTTTGTCACCATGACCAACTATGATGAGGCTGCCATGGCCATCGCCAGCCTCAATGGCTATCGCCTGGGTGACCGCGTGCTGCAGGTCTCATTCAAGACCAGCAAGCAGCACAAGGCATGA
- the elavl3 gene encoding ELAV-like protein 3 isoform X2: MVTIISTMETQVSNGPSGTSMPNGPVISTNGATDDSKTNLIVNYLPQNMTQEEFKSLFGSIGEIESCKLVRDKITGQSLGYGFVNYVDPNDADKAINTLNGLKLQTKTIKVSYARPSSASIRDANLYVSGLPKTMSQKDMEQLFSQYGRIITSRILVDQVTGLSRGVGFIRFDKRNEAEEAIKGLNGQKPLGAAEPITVKFANNPSQKTGQALLTQLYQTARRYTGPLHHQTQRFRLDNLLNATYGVKSSPSLFPRFSPITIDSMTSLAGVNLTGPTGAGWCIFVYNLSPEADESVLWQLFGPFGAVTNVKVIRDFTTNKCKGFGFVTMTNYDEAAMAIASLNGYRLGDRVLQVSFKTSKQHKA; this comes from the exons ATGGTTACT ATAATCAGCACCATGGAAACTCAGGTGTCCAATGGTCCAAGCGGAACCAGTATGCCCAATGGCCCAGTCATCAGTACCAACGGCGCCACAGATGACAGCAAGACCAACCTGATCGTCAACTATCTGCCTCAGAATATGACCCAGGAGGAGTTCAAGAGCCTTTTCGGGAGCATCGGCGAGATCGAGTCCTGCAAACTGGTCAGAGACAAGATCACAG GTCAGAGCCTGGGCTATGGCTTCGTAAACTACGTCGACCCCAACGATGCTGATAAAGCCATCAACACACTCAACGGTCTCAAACTGCAGACAAAAACAATCAAG GTATCCTATGCCAGACCCAGCTCGGCATCCATTCGTGACGCTAACTTGTATGTGAGTGGCTTACCCAAGACCATGAGCCAGAAGGACATGGAGCAACTGTTCTCGCAGTATGGCCGGATCATCACCTCGCGCATCCTGGTGGACCAGGTCACAG GCCTATCTCGAGGAGTGGGTTTCATCCGCTTTGACAAGAGGAACGAGGCAGAGGAGGCCATCAAAGGCTTGAACGGCCAGAAGCCCCTGGGAGCGGCAGAGCCCATCACGGTCAAGTTTGCAAACAACCCGAGCCAGAAGACGGGTCAGGCCCTGCTCACACAACTGTACCAGACAGCCCGCCGCTACACTGGGCCCCTGCACCACCAGACCCAGCGCTTCAG ACTCGACAATTTACTAAACGCCACCTACGGAGTCAAGAG ctctccttctctcttccccagaTTCTCCCCCATCACCATCGACAGCATGACCAGCCTGGCAGGGGTAAACCTGACCGGCCCCACTGGGGCAGGCTGGTGCATCTTCGTCTACAACTTGTCCCCCGAGGCCGATGAGAGCGTCCTCTGGCAGCTGTTTGGTCCGTTCGGTGCTGTCACCAACGTCAAGGTGATCCGCGACTTCACTACCAACAAGTGTAAGGGCTTTGGCTTTGTCACCATGACCAACTATGATGAGGCTGCCATGGCCATCGCCAGCCTCAATGGCTATCGCCTGGGTGACCGCGTGCTGCAGGTCTCATTCAAGACCAGCAAGCAGCACAAGGCATGA
- the elavl3 gene encoding ELAV-like protein 3 isoform X4, whose product MVTIISTMETQVSNGPSGTSMPNGPVISTNGATDDSKTNLIVNYLPQNMTQEEFKSLFGSIGEIESCKLVRDKITGQSLGYGFVNYVDPNDADKAINTLNGLKLQTKTIKVSYARPSSASIRDANLYVSGLPKTMSQKDMEQLFSQYGRIITSRILVDQVTGLSRGVGFIRFDKRNEAEEAIKGLNGQKPLGAAEPITVKFANNPSQKTGQALLTQLYQTARRYTGPLHHQTQRFRLDNLLNATYGVKRFSPITIDSMTSLAGVNLTGPTGAGWCIFVYNLSPEADESVLWQLFGPFGAVTNVKVIRDFTTNKCKGFGFVTMTNYDEAAMAIASLNGYRLGDRVLQVSFKTSKQHKA is encoded by the exons ATGGTTACT ATAATCAGCACCATGGAAACTCAGGTGTCCAATGGTCCAAGCGGAACCAGTATGCCCAATGGCCCAGTCATCAGTACCAACGGCGCCACAGATGACAGCAAGACCAACCTGATCGTCAACTATCTGCCTCAGAATATGACCCAGGAGGAGTTCAAGAGCCTTTTCGGGAGCATCGGCGAGATCGAGTCCTGCAAACTGGTCAGAGACAAGATCACAG GTCAGAGCCTGGGCTATGGCTTCGTAAACTACGTCGACCCCAACGATGCTGATAAAGCCATCAACACACTCAACGGTCTCAAACTGCAGACAAAAACAATCAAG GTATCCTATGCCAGACCCAGCTCGGCATCCATTCGTGACGCTAACTTGTATGTGAGTGGCTTACCCAAGACCATGAGCCAGAAGGACATGGAGCAACTGTTCTCGCAGTATGGCCGGATCATCACCTCGCGCATCCTGGTGGACCAGGTCACAG GCCTATCTCGAGGAGTGGGTTTCATCCGCTTTGACAAGAGGAACGAGGCAGAGGAGGCCATCAAAGGCTTGAACGGCCAGAAGCCCCTGGGAGCGGCAGAGCCCATCACGGTCAAGTTTGCAAACAACCCGAGCCAGAAGACGGGTCAGGCCCTGCTCACACAACTGTACCAGACAGCCCGCCGCTACACTGGGCCCCTGCACCACCAGACCCAGCGCTTCAG ACTCGACAATTTACTAAACGCCACCTACGGAGTCAAGAG aTTCTCCCCCATCACCATCGACAGCATGACCAGCCTGGCAGGGGTAAACCTGACCGGCCCCACTGGGGCAGGCTGGTGCATCTTCGTCTACAACTTGTCCCCCGAGGCCGATGAGAGCGTCCTCTGGCAGCTGTTTGGTCCGTTCGGTGCTGTCACCAACGTCAAGGTGATCCGCGACTTCACTACCAACAAGTGTAAGGGCTTTGGCTTTGTCACCATGACCAACTATGATGAGGCTGCCATGGCCATCGCCAGCCTCAATGGCTATCGCCTGGGTGACCGCGTGCTGCAGGTCTCATTCAAGACCAGCAAGCAGCACAAGGCATGA
- the elavl3 gene encoding ELAV-like protein 3 isoform X1, whose protein sequence is MVTIISTMETQVSNGPSGTSMPNGPVISTNGATDDSKTNLIVNYLPQNMTQEEFKSLFGSIGEIESCKLVRDKITGQSLGYGFVNYVDPNDADKAINTLNGLKLQTKTIKVSYARPSSASIRDANLYVSGLPKTMSQKDMEQLFSQYGRIITSRILVDQVTAGLSRGVGFIRFDKRNEAEEAIKGLNGQKPLGAAEPITVKFANNPSQKTGQALLTQLYQTARRYTGPLHHQTQRFRLDNLLNATYGVKSSPSLFPRFSPITIDSMTSLAGVNLTGPTGAGWCIFVYNLSPEADESVLWQLFGPFGAVTNVKVIRDFTTNKCKGFGFVTMTNYDEAAMAIASLNGYRLGDRVLQVSFKTSKQHKA, encoded by the exons ATGGTTACT ATAATCAGCACCATGGAAACTCAGGTGTCCAATGGTCCAAGCGGAACCAGTATGCCCAATGGCCCAGTCATCAGTACCAACGGCGCCACAGATGACAGCAAGACCAACCTGATCGTCAACTATCTGCCTCAGAATATGACCCAGGAGGAGTTCAAGAGCCTTTTCGGGAGCATCGGCGAGATCGAGTCCTGCAAACTGGTCAGAGACAAGATCACAG GTCAGAGCCTGGGCTATGGCTTCGTAAACTACGTCGACCCCAACGATGCTGATAAAGCCATCAACACACTCAACGGTCTCAAACTGCAGACAAAAACAATCAAG GTATCCTATGCCAGACCCAGCTCGGCATCCATTCGTGACGCTAACTTGTATGTGAGTGGCTTACCCAAGACCATGAGCCAGAAGGACATGGAGCAACTGTTCTCGCAGTATGGCCGGATCATCACCTCGCGCATCCTGGTGGACCAGGTCACAG CAGGCCTATCTCGAGGAGTGGGTTTCATCCGCTTTGACAAGAGGAACGAGGCAGAGGAGGCCATCAAAGGCTTGAACGGCCAGAAGCCCCTGGGAGCGGCAGAGCCCATCACGGTCAAGTTTGCAAACAACCCGAGCCAGAAGACGGGTCAGGCCCTGCTCACACAACTGTACCAGACAGCCCGCCGCTACACTGGGCCCCTGCACCACCAGACCCAGCGCTTCAG ACTCGACAATTTACTAAACGCCACCTACGGAGTCAAGAG ctctccttctctcttccccagaTTCTCCCCCATCACCATCGACAGCATGACCAGCCTGGCAGGGGTAAACCTGACCGGCCCCACTGGGGCAGGCTGGTGCATCTTCGTCTACAACTTGTCCCCCGAGGCCGATGAGAGCGTCCTCTGGCAGCTGTTTGGTCCGTTCGGTGCTGTCACCAACGTCAAGGTGATCCGCGACTTCACTACCAACAAGTGTAAGGGCTTTGGCTTTGTCACCATGACCAACTATGATGAGGCTGCCATGGCCATCGCCAGCCTCAATGGCTATCGCCTGGGTGACCGCGTGCTGCAGGTCTCATTCAAGACCAGCAAGCAGCACAAGGCATGA